The following proteins are co-located in the Mesorhizobium australicum WSM2073 genome:
- a CDS encoding DsbA family protein, with protein sequence MSRLNAALVTVIVLLALALFALGALKQHLDTAEDLQCVEDQRLIAADLRIRIPQRRDALLNDPASPIAGNPDGDIAVVSFFDYNCGVCRAAALDLQEALSNDPNVKLVFKELPVLGPESKFAARAALASHKQGKYQAFHLALMAFPGFLNQRTTLAVAERVGLDLEQLKRDMQDPAIANAITRNFALAKDLYIEGTPALVVGDEVIPGEVGMARLQRSIADARA encoded by the coding sequence ATGTCCAGGCTGAATGCCGCCCTTGTCACAGTAATCGTTTTGTTGGCCCTCGCTTTGTTCGCGCTGGGAGCGCTGAAACAACATCTGGATACGGCCGAGGACCTGCAATGTGTGGAGGACCAACGCCTGATAGCGGCTGACTTGCGCATACGCATTCCACAGCGGCGCGACGCCCTCCTCAACGACCCAGCCTCGCCAATTGCGGGCAATCCGGATGGCGATATCGCTGTGGTCTCATTCTTCGACTACAACTGCGGCGTTTGCCGGGCGGCAGCTCTCGATCTACAGGAGGCCCTCAGCAATGATCCCAATGTGAAGCTTGTGTTCAAGGAACTCCCAGTCCTGGGGCCAGAATCCAAATTTGCAGCGCGCGCAGCGCTCGCGTCGCACAAACAGGGGAAGTATCAGGCGTTCCATCTCGCCCTCATGGCTTTCCCCGGCTTCCTCAACCAGCGCACCACCTTAGCCGTTGCAGAGCGGGTGGGCCTCGATCTCGAGCAGCTGAAGCGGGACATGCAAGACCCAGCCATCGCAAATGCCATCACACGCAATTTCGCACTCGCCAAAGATCTGTATATCGAGGGCACACCGGCGTTGGTGGTCGGCGACGAAGTAATCCCAGGGGAAGTGGGGATGGCCCGACTGCAACGCTCCATTGCTGATGCCCGCGCCTAG
- a CDS encoding ParB/RepB/Spo0J family partition protein, giving the protein MQLAHVSIDRLSVAAANMRHSKRAPDISDILPSVRARGVLVPLLVRPNGSPDTFEIVAGRRRYFAAKTLADERGEAEPLPCAIMEDGDDADALEASLIENIARLDPDEVSQWETFSRLIKEGRTIADIAATFGLTEHQVKRILALGELLPRIREAYRREEIDAETVRHLTMASKAQQKDWLALFADPDNRAPRGWQLKQWLFGGQSISTKVALFAIEDYPGLIVSDLFGEESYFADADLFWLKQNEAIAARRDAYLGAGWSEVIVLEPGQHFHAWDHEKTPKKKGGKVFISVSHRGEVGCHEGWLSRKEARRARDQSETAEAETPDKPSRRELTGPMQNYVDLHRHAIVRLALLDRPAAALRLMVAHAIAGSSLWQVRTEPQRAANEIVAASLSACKAEATFTDKRREVLALLGEPDEGGAVAGRNGSDFGTARLFSHLLTLSDDDVMRVLGIVMAETLEAGSAVIEALGNHLTVDTAACWQPDDAFFDLLRDKEIANSMLAEIGGKHVADGNVAEKVKTQKTIIRDFLCGDNGRQKVEAWLPRWMKFPVESYTDRGGLRTADQWARVRSLFGCQ; this is encoded by the coding sequence ATGCAGCTTGCCCACGTTTCCATCGACCGATTGAGCGTCGCTGCCGCCAACATGCGGCATTCCAAACGCGCGCCCGACATTTCCGACATCCTGCCCTCGGTGCGCGCGCGCGGCGTCCTTGTTCCGCTTCTGGTGCGGCCCAACGGCTCGCCCGACACCTTCGAGATCGTCGCCGGACGGCGACGCTATTTCGCAGCCAAGACCCTTGCCGACGAGCGCGGCGAGGCCGAGCCGCTGCCATGCGCCATCATGGAGGATGGCGACGACGCCGACGCGCTCGAAGCCTCCCTCATCGAAAACATCGCCCGCCTCGATCCCGACGAGGTCTCGCAATGGGAAACCTTCTCCCGCCTCATCAAGGAAGGTCGCACCATTGCCGATATCGCGGCCACTTTCGGCCTTACCGAGCATCAGGTGAAGCGCATTCTGGCGCTTGGCGAGCTTCTGCCCAGGATTCGCGAAGCCTATCGCCGCGAGGAAATCGACGCCGAGACGGTCCGCCACCTCACCATGGCCTCCAAGGCGCAGCAGAAGGACTGGCTGGCGCTCTTTGCCGATCCCGACAACCGCGCGCCGCGCGGCTGGCAATTGAAGCAGTGGTTGTTCGGCGGCCAGTCGATCTCGACCAAGGTGGCGCTGTTTGCCATCGAGGACTATCCCGGCCTGATCGTCTCCGATCTGTTCGGCGAGGAAAGCTATTTTGCCGACGCCGACCTGTTCTGGCTCAAGCAGAATGAGGCGATAGCCGCCAGGCGCGATGCCTATCTTGGGGCCGGGTGGAGCGAAGTGATCGTGCTCGAACCGGGTCAACATTTCCACGCATGGGACCACGAAAAGACGCCGAAGAAGAAGGGCGGCAAGGTCTTTATATCAGTCTCGCATCGCGGCGAGGTCGGGTGTCACGAGGGCTGGCTGTCGCGCAAGGAAGCCCGCCGCGCCCGCGATCAAAGCGAGACCGCAGAGGCCGAGACTCCGGATAAACCCTCGCGGCGCGAACTCACCGGACCGATGCAGAACTATGTCGATCTGCACCGCCATGCCATCGTGCGCTTGGCGCTCCTTGACCGTCCGGCCGCAGCCCTTCGCCTGATGGTGGCGCATGCGATCGCCGGCTCCAGCCTGTGGCAGGTGCGCACCGAGCCGCAGCGCGCCGCCAACGAGATCGTGGCGGCAAGCCTGTCAGCCTGCAAGGCCGAGGCCACCTTCACGGATAAGCGGCGTGAGGTCCTGGCGCTGCTTGGGGAACCGGACGAGGGTGGCGCGGTCGCTGGCCGCAATGGCAGCGACTTCGGCACGGCACGCCTGTTTTCGCATCTCCTGACGCTGTCCGACGACGATGTGATGCGCGTTCTCGGCATCGTCATGGCCGAGACGCTCGAAGCCGGCAGCGCCGTCATCGAGGCGCTCGGCAATCATCTCACTGTCGACACCGCCGCTTGCTGGCAACCGGACGACGCCTTCTTCGATCTGTTGCGCGACAAGGAAATTGCCAATTCCATGCTTGCCGAAATCGGCGGCAAGCATGTCGCGGACGGCAATGTCGCCGAAAAGGTGAAGACGCAAAAGACAATCATCCGCGACTTTCTGTGCGGCGACAACGGCAGGCAAAAGGTCGAGGCCTGGCTGCCGCGCTGGATGAAATTCCCGGTCGAAAGCTACACGGATCGAGGCGGCTTGCGCACCGCCGATCAATGGGCCCGGGTCCGGTCCCTGTTCGGCTGCCAATAG
- a CDS encoding DUF982 domain-containing protein yields the protein MELHWFSPVVPVRTEKVGITLGVSNVETAAEELMKWPERGPKWNKAVQLCIDCFEDRASPQDVQKAFEEAAKEQGMLRSL from the coding sequence ATGGAACTCCATTGGTTCAGCCCTGTGGTCCCCGTCAGAACCGAGAAGGTCGGCATCACGCTGGGCGTCAGCAACGTCGAGACTGCTGCTGAGGAACTCATGAAGTGGCCCGAGAGGGGACCGAAGTGGAACAAGGCGGTGCAGCTCTGCATCGACTGCTTCGAGGACCGAGCGTCACCCCAAGATGTCCAGAAGGCCTTCGAGGAGGCTGCTAAGGAGCAGGGGATGCTTCGGTCTTTGTAG
- a CDS encoding DUF2958 domain-containing protein, whose amino-acid sequence MILIPDELRLLLLANGAADTEADHSPVVKLFNPLGAATWLLSELDANGDALFGLCDLALGLPELGSVSLAELQAVKGPLGLGIERDLYFKARFPLSVYAEAARLCGHITQAERLLRQAAAALSFSLPELPPDPAEQ is encoded by the coding sequence ATGATCCTGATCCCTGACGAACTGCGCCTTCTTCTGCTCGCCAATGGCGCTGCCGACACCGAAGCCGACCATTCTCCGGTCGTGAAACTGTTCAATCCGCTGGGCGCCGCCACCTGGCTCCTGAGCGAGCTCGACGCCAATGGCGATGCACTCTTCGGCCTCTGTGATCTCGCATTGGGCTTGCCCGAACTCGGCAGCGTCAGCCTTGCCGAGCTCCAGGCCGTCAAGGGGCCACTTGGCCTCGGCATCGAGCGCGACCTTTATTTCAAGGCGCGGTTTCCGCTCTCGGTCTATGCCGAAGCCGCTCGCCTATGCGGTCACATCACCCAGGCCGAACGGCTCTTGCGGCAGGCCGCCGCCGCCCTCTCGTTTTCCCTTCCCGAGCTTCCGCCCGACCCGGCGGAACAATAG
- a CDS encoding ArdC family protein: MRSTNKRSGCRKAGASRGGRAGASLYQEITDRIIAELERGTVPWVKPWGSAKAGLGLPRNAATERRYSGINILILWGAVIERSYASQNWLTFRQALALGGNVRKGERGTTIVHADRFVPQNEKERAKADGDEPQAVPYLKRFTVFNVAQCENLPEHLHAAADPLPQRQIIPQAEALIRATGADVRIGGDRAFYMPGSDFIQVPPQPAFFQQINYYRTCFHELGHWTGHPTRLARDLSGSFGTKAYAREELVAEICAAFVCSTMGIEPTVRHADYIGSWLSVLREDNRAIFRAASHASKAADLLLGFNAEVEGEAHAEIAA; this comes from the coding sequence ATGCGTTCAACCAACAAACGTTCCGGCTGCCGAAAGGCTGGCGCAAGCAGGGGCGGGCGCGCAGGCGCCAGCCTTTATCAAGAGATCACGGACCGCATCATTGCCGAGCTCGAGCGCGGCACCGTGCCATGGGTCAAGCCCTGGGGAAGCGCAAAGGCAGGCCTCGGCCTGCCCAGGAATGCGGCAACCGAGCGCCGCTATTCCGGCATCAATATCCTGATCCTGTGGGGCGCGGTCATCGAGCGCAGCTATGCCAGCCAGAACTGGCTGACCTTCCGGCAGGCGCTGGCCCTTGGCGGCAATGTCAGGAAAGGCGAGCGCGGAACGACCATCGTTCACGCCGACCGCTTTGTTCCGCAAAACGAAAAGGAACGCGCCAAGGCCGATGGCGACGAACCACAGGCGGTGCCTTACCTGAAGCGGTTCACCGTCTTTAACGTCGCGCAGTGCGAGAACCTGCCCGAACATCTCCATGCCGCCGCCGATCCGCTGCCGCAGCGCCAGATCATCCCGCAGGCCGAGGCGCTCATTCGTGCAACCGGCGCGGATGTCCGCATCGGCGGCGATCGCGCTTTCTACATGCCGGGCAGCGACTTCATTCAGGTGCCACCGCAACCGGCCTTCTTTCAGCAGATCAACTATTACCGGACCTGCTTTCACGAGCTTGGCCACTGGACCGGCCACCCGACGCGCCTTGCGCGCGACCTCTCCGGCTCGTTCGGCACCAAGGCATACGCGCGCGAGGAACTGGTCGCTGAAATCTGCGCAGCCTTCGTCTGCAGCACTATGGGCATCGAGCCGACCGTGCGCCATGCCGATTATATCGGCTCGTGGCTGAGCGTGCTGCGCGAGGACAATCGCGCCATCTTCCGCGCCGCCAGCCATGCCTCGAAAGCCGCCGATCTCCTGCTCGGCTTCAATGCCGAGGTCGAAGGCGAGGCGCATGCCGAGATCGCCGCATGA
- a CDS encoding DUF4339 domain-containing protein encodes MTEQLGPKSTLPSAAGEISNSVSNVPPHPLDGSWHLNIEAQNYGPYTGHELRSFAKEGRITENTQVVPVGGTAWKAAKDHVLGIRTR; translated from the coding sequence ATGACAGAACAATTAGGGCCAAAGTCTACGCTGCCTAGCGCGGCAGGAGAAATTTCGAACTCAGTTTCCAACGTTCCGCCGCATCCTTTGGATGGTTCTTGGCATCTGAACATTGAGGCTCAGAATTATGGTCCCTACACCGGCCATGAACTTCGCAGTTTCGCGAAGGAGGGACGAATAACTGAGAATACACAGGTAGTCCCCGTCGGCGGGACGGCTTGGAAGGCTGCCAAAGACCATGTTCTCGGTATTCGAACACGTTAG